Proteins found in one Amycolatopsis aidingensis genomic segment:
- a CDS encoding type I polyketide synthase has protein sequence MASPEDLWRLVTEGVDAIGEFPTDRGWDIAGRTATSSGGFLPDAAGFDAGFFGMSPREAVATDAQQRLLLEVSWEALERAGIDPHVLRGSPTGVFAGVMYSDYATLLGAEFEGHQGTGSAPSVASGRVAYTLGMEGPAVSVDTACSSSLVALHWAAQALRSGECSLALAGGVTVMATPGTFVEFTRQGGLAPDGRCKAYSDAADGVAWSEGVGMLVLERLSDAERNGHQVLAVVRGSAVNSDGASHGLTAPNGPSQQRVIRQALASAGLAATDVDLVEGHGTGTPLGDPIEAQALLATYGQDRDTPLLLGSVKSNLGHTQAAAGVAGVIKTVQAMRHGIAPRTLHADAPSSQVDWTAGKVELLAQPADWPETGHPRRAGVSSFGISGTNAHVILEQAGRPDDPGQDDPAAQPRLLPWVLSGRTEGALRAQATNLIAAAREHPEWTPAGIGRTLLGRTGFEHRAVVLGAARERLLGAAATIGTGNPGAGVVEGTADLTEVKVVFVFPGQGAQWAGMGAQLLAESPVFAQRLAECERALAPWLDFSPTAVLRGAEGAPGLDRVEVVQPVSFAVMVSLAGLWRSCGVRPDAVLGHSQGEIAAAVVAGALSIEDGARVVAVRSRAIARGLAGSGGMLSIALPAEEVAARLPEGDRVSIAAVNAPGSVVVSGAEDALDELAAALTGEGVRTRRIAVDYASHSAEVEQLRDTLPGELAGIEPRRAQVPFHSTVTGRWLEGPEVDAGYWYRNLRHTVGFEPAVRTLLDQRYRMFVEVSPHPVLTPGIQETIEATGVPAATGATLRREDGGLDRWLTSLAELYVRGLPVDWSACFADTATRRVDLPTYPFQHERYWPEPPPHPAADAAGDEEGFWSQLRQQDLGSLAARIGVDEESLGTVLPALDAWRTAHRQDSAVESWRYRVAWRPVSGGTAPVLTGTWLLVTTEGVQDTAVHQALTTHGAEVHRVTLDATRPDRDTVAARLGRPGELAGVVSLLAMAEEPAAGHPALTAGTALTLALVQALGDLDLPAPLWCLTRGAVAVDAGDRLEHPLQAQVLGLGYTAALEHPHRWGGLIDLPPVLDDPAARRLAGILAGPDGEDQLAIRATGVHARRVLRAPDPGREPRRAWKPRGTTLITGGTGVLGAVLARHLARAGAEHLVLVSRAGPRAPGAPDLAAELTELGAAVTVEACDLADRDEVAALLDRLAGAGHVPRDVFHIAGLVHLATLAGTDTEEFAAALAAKVAGARHLDALLDPDTLDSFVLYSSTTGVWGSGEHAAYAAGNAYLEALARDRRDRGLPATCLSWGTWWDDQDRLPVGRIEGSGLVLMDPEPALRALRRALDAEETQLTIADIDWDRYHPVFTSARPSRLFDELPEVRALRRAGSERDTAAGGEFGTRLRALPEREQRAKLLDLVRSQAAQVLGHPTARAVPEARALREIGFDSVTAVDLRNRLSRATGLTLPATLVFDHPDATALAAFLHSLLLGGTPRTEAPAAAGTDAGEPVAIVAMSCRFPGGVQGPEDLWRLLAEGGDAISGLPTDRGWDLDGLFSADPDAPGTSYTRSGGFLSGAADFDAEFFGLSPREALTMDPQQRLLLETTWETFERAGIDPAALRGGQVGTFVGASYQEYGTDPEPGDEGYVVTSTVASALSGRVAYLFGLEGPAVTVDTACSSSLVALHMAAQSVRGGETSLALAGGVTVMPTPRAFVAFSRQRALAPDGRCKAFADSADGMTLAEGVGVVLLERLSDARRNGHPVLAVLRGSAVNSDGASNGLTAPNGPSQQRVIRQALANARLSTTDVDLVEAHGTGTALGDPIEAQAVLATYGADRDHPLWLGSVKSNLGHTQAAAGVAGVIKSVLALRNGIAPRTLHAEHPSSHVDWEAGSVELLTEERAWPELDRPRRAAVSSFGISGTNAHAILEQAEPEPDRARPALTPAVVPWVVSGRTEQAARAQVERLRAATADGGADPLDVGWSLASGRAALAHRMVLAWDGTRTTELARGAGTGGGLALLFSGQGAQRAGMGRELAARFPVFAAAWDEVCAQLDTELPVPVGHTLAEPELLDGTGAAQPALFALEVALYRLVESFGIRPDYLIGHSIGEIAAAHVAGVLTMAEAARLVTARAGLMGQLPPGGAMVAVPAAEAEVTPLLSGRQDQVAIAAVNGPESVVLAGEEDAVTEVAARFPRSRRLRTSHAFHSPLMEPMLDRFRDALTGLDPKAPGIPVISTLTGEPAGPDWGSVDYWVRHARQPVRFGAAVATAATHGTGAFLELGPDAVLTGAVADTAPEAVAAPLLRRDRGEELATVTALARLHCAGIPVSWAELFTGTGAARVDLPTYPFQHQRFWLAPRDGTEQAAPSGDALFRLRWPRVPGQAAGADPRRWAVLGEHPTAGTLNSCGVPRRPEGTVAELAAAIPGTEAVPEVVLLPVDPGDDCPATGTRDTVTWLLAQLRDWLAEDRFAHSRLVLVTRDAVPATPGDELTGLAAAGAWGLVRSAQAEHPGRFVLADLDGAPSSATALLDALTAAREPQLAARAGAVHVPRLAPLDLPGWPDGGQAGWHWPDGGTVLITGGTGALGRHLARHLVTRHGVRSLLLVSRSGPEAPGARELAAELTAHGTEVRIVACDTADRDQLAALLDEVPAEHPLSAVAHLAGVLDDGLLTGLTAEQVARVLRPKVDAAVHLHELTRGLDLSAFVLFSGFAGVLGSPGQAGYAAANAFLDALAHRRRALGLPAAAVAWGLWAQDTGMAGELGAADTARLRRSGILPITPRRGLDLLDTAAAAGTPLVVAAPLDLTALAAGTPPSLLRDLIGDTGQDTADGHGPPGAELARRLAGRDTDGQRELLLELVSEVTATVLGHQQGTAIDRQRGFLDLGMTSLNGVELRNLLAARTGLTLPTTLIFDHASPEELAAHLRDLLTGEHAAATAPALADLGRFEAAVAETPLDPDTRARLVKRLSAVLWTLRAGEDESGSGARAGLDAASDEEMFALINEELGLD, from the coding sequence GTGGCCTCCCCCGAGGACCTGTGGCGGCTGGTTACCGAGGGCGTGGACGCCATCGGCGAGTTCCCCACCGACCGCGGCTGGGACATCGCCGGCCGTACCGCCACCTCCTCCGGAGGGTTCCTCCCCGACGCGGCCGGTTTCGATGCCGGGTTTTTCGGGATGTCGCCGCGGGAGGCGGTGGCTACGGATGCGCAGCAGCGGTTGTTGCTGGAGGTGTCCTGGGAGGCGCTGGAGCGGGCGGGGATTGATCCGCATGTGCTGCGGGGTTCGCCGACGGGGGTGTTCGCGGGGGTGATGTACAGCGACTACGCCACCCTGCTCGGCGCGGAGTTCGAGGGACACCAGGGCACCGGAAGCGCGCCCAGCGTGGCTTCCGGCAGGGTGGCCTACACGCTGGGCATGGAGGGCCCCGCCGTCAGCGTGGACACCGCCTGCTCCTCCTCGCTGGTGGCGCTGCACTGGGCCGCGCAGGCACTGCGCTCGGGGGAGTGCTCCCTGGCACTGGCCGGCGGGGTCACGGTGATGGCAACCCCGGGCACCTTCGTGGAGTTCACCAGACAAGGCGGCCTGGCCCCGGACGGCCGCTGCAAGGCCTACTCCGACGCGGCCGACGGGGTCGCCTGGTCCGAGGGCGTCGGCATGCTGGTACTGGAACGGCTGTCCGACGCGGAGCGCAACGGGCACCAGGTGCTGGCGGTGGTGCGGGGCAGCGCGGTCAACTCCGACGGTGCCTCGCACGGGCTGACCGCACCCAACGGGCCCTCCCAGCAACGGGTGATCCGGCAGGCCCTGGCCTCGGCCGGACTGGCCGCCACGGACGTCGATTTGGTTGAAGGGCACGGCACCGGGACGCCCCTCGGGGACCCGATCGAGGCGCAGGCCCTGCTGGCAACCTACGGCCAGGACCGGGACACCCCGCTGCTGCTCGGCTCGGTCAAGTCGAACCTCGGCCATACCCAGGCCGCGGCCGGGGTGGCTGGTGTGATCAAGACAGTGCAGGCCATGCGGCACGGGATAGCCCCGCGCACGCTGCACGCCGATGCGCCCTCGTCCCAGGTGGACTGGACCGCGGGGAAGGTGGAACTGCTGGCGCAGCCCGCCGACTGGCCGGAGACCGGCCATCCGCGCCGGGCCGGGGTGTCCTCCTTCGGCATCAGCGGCACCAACGCCCACGTCATCCTGGAACAGGCAGGCAGGCCGGACGACCCCGGCCAGGACGATCCAGCCGCGCAACCGCGGCTGCTGCCGTGGGTGCTCTCCGGCCGGACCGAAGGTGCCCTGCGCGCCCAGGCCACCAACCTCATCGCCGCCGCAAGGGAACACCCGGAATGGACCCCGGCCGGGATCGGGCGCACCCTGCTGGGCCGCACCGGGTTCGAGCACCGGGCGGTGGTGCTCGGCGCCGCGCGCGAGCGGCTGCTGGGCGCGGCCGCCACCATCGGCACCGGCAACCCCGGGGCCGGGGTGGTCGAGGGCACCGCCGACCTCACCGAGGTCAAGGTGGTGTTCGTCTTCCCGGGCCAGGGCGCCCAGTGGGCCGGGATGGGCGCACAACTGCTGGCCGAGTCCCCGGTTTTCGCCCAGCGGCTCGCCGAATGCGAGCGGGCACTGGCCCCCTGGCTGGACTTCTCGCCCACCGCGGTACTGCGCGGGGCCGAGGGCGCTCCGGGCCTGGACCGGGTCGAGGTGGTGCAACCGGTGTCCTTCGCCGTGATGGTCTCGCTGGCCGGGCTGTGGCGTTCCTGCGGGGTGCGGCCGGACGCGGTGCTCGGCCACTCGCAGGGCGAGATCGCCGCCGCCGTGGTGGCCGGTGCACTGTCTATCGAGGACGGAGCAAGGGTGGTCGCGGTGCGCAGCCGCGCCATCGCGCGCGGGCTGGCCGGTTCCGGCGGGATGCTGTCCATCGCGTTGCCTGCCGAGGAGGTCGCCGCCCGCCTGCCGGAAGGGGACCGGGTGTCGATCGCGGCGGTGAACGCACCCGGTTCGGTCGTCGTCTCCGGTGCCGAGGACGCGCTCGACGAGCTGGCCGCCGCCCTGACCGGCGAAGGGGTACGGACGAGGCGGATCGCGGTGGACTACGCCTCACACTCCGCCGAGGTCGAACAGCTGCGGGACACCCTCCCCGGCGAGCTGGCCGGAATCGAGCCACGACGGGCGCAGGTGCCGTTCCACTCCACCGTGACCGGGCGATGGCTGGAGGGCCCCGAGGTGGACGCCGGGTACTGGTACCGGAACCTGCGGCACACCGTGGGCTTCGAACCCGCGGTTCGCACCCTGCTCGACCAGCGGTACCGGATGTTCGTCGAGGTCAGCCCGCATCCGGTGCTCACCCCCGGCATCCAGGAGACCATCGAGGCCACCGGCGTACCGGCCGCCACCGGCGCCACCCTGCGGCGCGAGGACGGCGGGCTGGACCGGTGGCTGACCTCGCTGGCCGAGCTGTACGTGCGCGGCCTGCCGGTGGACTGGTCCGCCTGCTTCGCCGATACCGCCACCCGCCGGGTGGACCTGCCCACCTACCCCTTCCAGCACGAGCGGTACTGGCCGGAACCCCCGCCGCATCCGGCGGCGGACGCGGCCGGGGACGAGGAGGGGTTCTGGTCCCAGCTGCGGCAACAGGACCTCGGATCGCTGGCCGCCCGCATCGGGGTGGACGAGGAATCCCTTGGCACCGTGCTGCCGGCACTGGACGCCTGGCGCACCGCCCACCGCCAGGACTCCGCAGTGGAGAGCTGGCGCTACCGGGTGGCCTGGCGCCCGGTCTCCGGCGGCACCGCCCCGGTGCTCACCGGAACCTGGCTGCTGGTCACCACCGAGGGAGTCCAGGACACCGCCGTGCACCAGGCGCTCACCACGCACGGGGCCGAGGTGCACCGGGTCACCCTGGACGCCACCCGACCCGACCGGGACACCGTGGCCGCCCGGCTGGGCCGGCCGGGCGAGCTCGCCGGGGTGGTCTCGCTGCTGGCCATGGCGGAGGAACCGGCAGCGGGGCATCCCGCGCTGACCGCGGGCACCGCCCTGACGCTCGCACTGGTGCAGGCGCTCGGCGACCTCGACCTGCCTGCCCCGCTGTGGTGCCTGACCCGCGGCGCGGTCGCCGTCGATGCCGGGGACCGGCTGGAGCACCCGCTGCAGGCCCAGGTGCTCGGGCTCGGCTACACCGCGGCACTGGAACACCCGCACCGCTGGGGCGGCCTGATCGACCTGCCCCCGGTGCTGGACGATCCCGCCGCGCGGCGGCTCGCCGGGATCCTGGCCGGTCCGGACGGCGAGGACCAGCTCGCCATCCGGGCCACCGGGGTACACGCCCGGCGGGTGCTGCGCGCCCCGGACCCCGGCCGGGAACCCCGGCGCGCATGGAAACCCCGCGGCACCACCCTGATCACCGGTGGCACCGGCGTGCTCGGCGCCGTCCTCGCCAGGCACCTCGCCCGCGCGGGCGCGGAGCACCTGGTACTGGTCAGCCGCGCGGGCCCGCGGGCCCCCGGCGCGCCGGACCTTGCGGCCGAACTCACCGAGCTTGGCGCCGCCGTCACGGTCGAGGCCTGCGACCTGGCCGACCGGGACGAGGTCGCCGCCCTGCTCGACCGGCTGGCCGGCGCGGGCCACGTGCCGCGGGACGTCTTCCACATCGCCGGGCTCGTCCACCTGGCCACCCTCGCCGGCACCGACACCGAGGAGTTCGCCGCGGCGCTGGCCGCCAAGGTCGCTGGCGCCCGGCACCTGGACGCCCTGCTCGACCCGGACACCCTCGACTCCTTCGTGTTGTACTCCTCCACCACCGGGGTCTGGGGCAGCGGCGAACACGCCGCCTACGCCGCGGGCAACGCCTACCTGGAGGCACTGGCCCGCGACCGCCGTGACCGTGGCCTGCCCGCTACCTGCCTGTCCTGGGGCACCTGGTGGGACGACCAGGACCGGCTGCCGGTCGGACGGATCGAGGGCAGCGGCCTGGTGCTGATGGACCCCGAGCCCGCGCTGCGCGCCCTGCGCCGGGCGCTGGACGCGGAGGAGACCCAGCTGACCATCGCCGATATCGACTGGGACCGCTACCACCCGGTGTTCACCTCCGCCCGCCCCTCCCGGCTGTTCGACGAACTGCCCGAGGTACGCGCCCTGCGCCGAGCAGGGAGTGAGCGGGACACCGCCGCGGGCGGCGAGTTCGGCACCAGGCTACGCGCACTGCCGGAGCGGGAGCAGCGGGCGAAACTGCTCGACCTGGTCCGTTCCCAGGCGGCCCAGGTGCTCGGGCACCCCACGGCGCGGGCCGTGCCGGAGGCGCGGGCACTACGCGAGATCGGGTTCGACTCGGTGACCGCCGTCGACCTGCGCAACCGGCTGAGCCGCGCCACCGGGCTCACCCTGCCGGCCACCCTGGTCTTCGACCATCCCGACGCCACCGCACTGGCGGCGTTCCTGCACTCCCTCCTGCTGGGTGGCACGCCCCGCACCGAGGCACCGGCCGCGGCCGGAACCGACGCCGGTGAGCCGGTCGCGATCGTCGCGATGAGCTGCCGCTTCCCCGGCGGTGTGCAGGGCCCCGAGGACCTGTGGCGCCTGCTGGCCGAGGGCGGCGACGCGATCTCCGGCCTGCCCACCGACCGTGGCTGGGACCTGGACGGGCTGTTCAGCGCTGACCCGGACGCCCCCGGCACCTCCTACACCCGCTCCGGCGGGTTCCTCTCCGGCGCCGCGGACTTCGACGCCGAGTTCTTCGGGCTGTCCCCGCGCGAGGCACTCACCATGGACCCGCAACAGCGGCTGCTGCTGGAGACCACCTGGGAAACCTTCGAACGGGCCGGGATCGACCCTGCCGCGCTGCGCGGCGGCCAGGTCGGCACCTTCGTCGGTGCCAGCTACCAGGAGTACGGCACCGATCCCGAGCCCGGCGACGAGGGCTACGTGGTGACCAGCACCGTGGCCAGCGCGCTCTCCGGCAGGGTGGCTTACCTGTTCGGCCTTGAGGGCCCCGCGGTGACCGTGGACACCGCCTGCTCCTCCTCGCTGGTGGCGCTGCACATGGCGGCCCAGTCGGTACGCGGAGGGGAGACCTCGCTCGCGCTGGCGGGCGGGGTCACCGTGATGCCCACTCCCAGGGCGTTCGTCGCCTTCAGCCGCCAGCGCGCCCTCGCCCCGGACGGCCGCTGCAAGGCCTTCGCCGACTCCGCGGACGGGATGACCCTTGCCGAGGGTGTCGGGGTGGTGCTGCTGGAGCGGCTGTCCGACGCGCGGCGCAACGGGCATCCGGTGCTGGCGGTGCTGCGCGGTAGCGCGGTGAACTCCGATGGCGCATCCAACGGCCTGACCGCGCCGAACGGGCCCTCCCAGCAACGGGTGATCCGGCAGGCCCTCGCCAACGCGAGACTGTCCACAACGGATGTCGATCTGGTCGAGGCACACGGCACCGGGACCGCACTTGGTGACCCGATCGAGGCGCAGGCGGTGCTGGCGACCTACGGCGCGGACCGTGACCATCCACTGTGGCTGGGTTCGGTGAAGTCGAACCTCGGGCATACCCAGGCCGCGGCCGGGGTGGCCGGTGTGATCAAGTCGGTGCTGGCGTTGCGGAACGGGATAGCCCCGCGCACCCTGCACGCCGAGCATCCATCCTCCCATGTGGACTGGGAAGCTGGGTCCGTCGAACTGCTCACCGAGGAACGCGCCTGGCCGGAGCTCGACCGGCCGCGCCGCGCCGCGGTTTCCTCCTTCGGGATCAGCGGCACCAACGCGCACGCCATCCTGGAGCAGGCCGAACCGGAACCGGACCGGGCAAGGCCCGCGCTCACCCCCGCCGTGGTGCCCTGGGTGGTGTCCGGCCGGACCGAGCAGGCCGCCCGCGCCCAGGTCGAACGGCTGCGGGCAGCCACCGCGGACGGCGGAGCCGACCCGCTGGACGTCGGCTGGTCGCTCGCGAGCGGCCGGGCGGCACTGGCGCACCGGATGGTGCTGGCCTGGGACGGCACCCGGACCACCGAACTCGCGCGGGGCGCTGGCACCGGCGGTGGCCTGGCGCTGCTGTTCTCCGGCCAGGGCGCGCAGCGCGCGGGCATGGGCCGCGAACTGGCCGCCCGGTTCCCGGTGTTCGCCGCCGCCTGGGACGAGGTGTGCGCCCAGCTGGACACCGAGCTACCGGTTCCGGTGGGGCACACGCTGGCCGAGCCGGAACTGCTGGACGGCACCGGGGCCGCCCAGCCAGCCCTGTTCGCCCTCGAAGTGGCCCTGTACCGGCTGGTGGAGTCCTTCGGGATCCGGCCGGACTACCTGATCGGGCACTCCATCGGGGAGATCGCCGCCGCGCACGTCGCCGGGGTGCTCACCATGGCCGAGGCAGCACGCCTGGTCACCGCACGGGCCGGGCTGATGGGGCAGCTGCCGCCCGGCGGGGCGATGGTGGCCGTCCCCGCGGCCGAGGCCGAGGTCACCCCGCTGCTGTCCGGCAGACAGGACCAGGTCGCCATCGCGGCCGTCAACGGGCCGGAGTCCGTGGTGCTGGCCGGTGAGGAGGACGCGGTGACCGAGGTGGCCGCCCGGTTCCCCCGGTCCCGGCGGCTGCGCACCAGTCACGCCTTCCACTCCCCGCTGATGGAGCCGATGCTCGACCGGTTCCGGGATGCGCTGACCGGCCTGGACCCGAAGGCGCCCGGCATCCCGGTGATCTCCACGCTGACCGGGGAACCGGCAGGCCCGGACTGGGGCTCGGTGGACTACTGGGTGCGGCACGCGCGGCAACCCGTCCGGTTCGGCGCGGCCGTCGCCACCGCGGCCACCCACGGCACCGGCGCCTTCCTCGAACTGGGACCGGACGCGGTGCTCACCGGCGCGGTCGCCGACACCGCGCCGGAGGCGGTGGCCGCGCCCCTGCTGCGCCGGGACCGCGGCGAGGAGCTCGCCACCGTCACCGCACTGGCCCGGCTGCACTGCGCCGGGATTCCGGTCAGCTGGGCCGAACTCTTCACGGGTACCGGCGCCGCCAGGGTGGACCTGCCCACCTACCCCTTCCAGCACCAGCGCTTCTGGCTCGCCCCCCGCGACGGCACCGAGCAGGCCGCGCCCAGCGGGGACGCGCTGTTCCGGCTCCGCTGGCCCCGGGTACCCGGGCAGGCGGCCGGCGCGGACCCGCGCCGGTGGGCGGTACTTGGCGAGCACCCGACGGCCGGGACACTGAACTCCTGCGGCGTCCCGCGGCGGCCGGAGGGCACCGTCGCCGAGCTGGCGGCGGCGATCCCCGGCACCGAAGCGGTACCCGAGGTCGTGCTGCTACCCGTCGACCCCGGCGATGACTGCCCGGCGACCGGGACGCGGGACACGGTGACCTGGCTGCTCGCCCAGCTGCGGGACTGGCTGGCCGAGGACCGGTTCGCCCACTCCCGCCTGGTGCTGGTGACCCGTGACGCGGTGCCCGCCACGCCAGGGGACGAGCTGACCGGGCTGGCCGCGGCCGGGGCGTGGGGGCTGGTGCGCTCGGCGCAGGCGGAGCATCCCGGCCGGTTCGTCCTCGCCGACCTCGACGGCGCGCCGTCCTCGGCCACGGCCCTGCTGGACGCGCTCACCGCCGCCAGGGAACCGCAGCTGGCCGCCAGGGCCGGCGCCGTGCACGTGCCCCGGCTCGCCCCGCTCGACCTTCCCGGCTGGCCGGACGGTGGGCAGGCGGGCTGGCACTGGCCCGACGGCGGAACCGTGCTGATCACCGGCGGCACCGGCGCGCTCGGCAGGCACCTCGCGCGCCACCTGGTCACCCGGCACGGGGTGCGCAGCCTGCTGCTCGTCAGCAGGAGTGGCCCCGAGGCACCGGGGGCGCGGGAACTGGCGGCGGAACTCACCGCACACGGCACCGAGGTCCGCATCGTTGCCTGCGACACCGCCGACCGCGACCAGCTCGCCGCCCTGCTGGACGAGGTCCCGGCCGAACACCCGTTGTCCGCGGTAGCGCACCTGGCAGGGGTGCTGGACGACGGCCTGCTCACCGGCCTCACCGCCGAGCAGGTCGCCAGGGTGCTGCGGCCCAAGGTGGACGCCGCGGTGCACCTGCACGAGCTGACCCGCGGCCTGGACCTCTCGGCCTTCGTGCTGTTCTCCGGATTCGCCGGGGTACTGGGCAGCCCTGGCCAGGCCGGCTACGCCGCGGCGAACGCGTTCCTGGACGCGCTGGCCCACCGGCGCCGCGCGCTGGGGCTGCCTGCCGCCGCGGTGGCGTGGGGACTGTGGGCGCAGGACACCGGCATGGCAGGGGAACTCGGCGCCGCGGACACGGCCCGGCTGCGGCGCTCCGGCATCCTGCCGATCACCCCCCGGCGCGGCCTCGACTTGCTGGACACCGCAGCCGCGGCGGGCACGCCACTGGTGGTGGCCGCCCCGCTGGACCTGACGGCACTCGCCGCGGGCACCCCGCCGAGCCTGCTGCGCGACCTGATCGGGGACACCGGGCAGGACACAGCCGACGGGCACGGCCCACCCGGCGCGGAACTGGCGCGGCGGCTGGCGGGCCGGGACACCGATGGCCAGCGGGAGCTGCTGCTGGAGCTGGTGTCCGAGGTGACCGCGACCGTGCTCGGCCACCAGCAGGGCACCGCCATCGACCGTCAGCGCGGCTTCCTCGACCTCGGGATGACCTCACTGAACGGGGTCGAGTTGCGCAACCTGCTCGCCGCGCGGACCGGGCTCACCCTGCCCACCACGCTGATCTTCGACCACGCCAGCCCGGAGGAGCTCGCCGCCCACCTGCGGGACCTGCTCACCGGCGAGCACGCCGCGGCCACCGCACCGGCACTGGCCGACCTCGGCAGGTTCGAGGCGGCCGTCGCGGAGACCCCGCTCGACCCGGACACCAGGGCCCGGCTGGTGAAACGGCTGTCCGCGGTGCTGTGGACCTTGCGCGCGGGCGAGGACGAGTCGGGCAGCGGTGCGCGGGCCGGGCTGGACGCCGCGAGCGACGAAGAGATGTTCGCGCTGATCAACGAGGAACTCGGGCTCGACTGA